The following proteins come from a genomic window of Methanobacterium sp.:
- a CDS encoding PRC-barrel domain-containing protein yields the protein MKVSEFIGKKVLDKNAKEIGKVSDIDIAPKEGLINSITVSTGDIWPRNKNFEIKSEDINQIGDYLLLNIEGSSIEEIVEEKKETEEGSLKKTRLTLNK from the coding sequence ATGAAAGTAAGCGAATTTATAGGTAAAAAAGTTCTGGATAAAAACGCAAAGGAAATAGGTAAAGTGTCTGACATAGATATAGCGCCTAAGGAAGGATTAATTAATTCAATAACAGTTTCTACAGGCGATATATGGCCTAGAAATAAAAATTTTGAAATTAAATCTGAAGACATAAATCAGATAGGGGACTATTTACTTTTAAATATTGAAGGAAGTTCAATAGAAGAAATTGTGGAAGAGAAAAAGGAAACAGAAGAAGGAAGTCTCAAAAAAACAAGATTAACTCTTAATAAATAA
- a CDS encoding ABC transporter permease, producing the protein MAELEGIYTIWLRETKRYIRYKSRIVTSVVTPLLWLIIFGTGLGAALRFGGIGLDYQQFIFPGIIGQTLLFTSVFSGVSVIIDRQYGFLKEILVAPISRPSVVIGKALGISTASLIQGVILLLLSFIVGISMTISCFLVSTLLIILISMGLACLGLMIASFTDSMEGFNLILSFIVLPMFLLSGALFPITGLPEWLQFAVYLNPLTYGVDALRFTILHESVLPLYVNTAVLGLFAVATISASAYLFSKKEQELM; encoded by the coding sequence ATGGCAGAATTAGAAGGAATTTACACAATCTGGCTTCGAGAAACGAAAAGATACATCAGATATAAGTCCCGTATTGTAACTTCTGTTGTAACACCTCTTTTATGGTTAATAATCTTTGGAACTGGTTTAGGGGCTGCTTTGAGATTCGGAGGAATAGGACTGGATTACCAGCAATTCATATTTCCAGGAATAATAGGGCAGACTCTCCTATTTACTTCTGTATTTTCAGGAGTTTCAGTAATAATTGATCGTCAATACGGATTTTTAAAAGAGATTCTTGTAGCCCCAATTTCGCGACCTTCAGTTGTAATAGGTAAAGCACTGGGAATAAGTACTGCATCTTTGATCCAGGGAGTTATATTACTGCTTTTATCATTCATAGTTGGAATTTCCATGACAATCTCCTGCTTTCTGGTGAGCACATTACTTATTATACTGATTTCTATGGGATTAGCCTGTTTAGGACTTATGATAGCGTCATTTACAGATAGTATGGAAGGATTTAACCTTATTTTAAGTTTTATAGTGCTTCCAATGTTTTTACTAAGTGGAGCACTTTTTCCAATAACTGGACTTCCAGAATGGCTGCAGTTTGCAGTTTATTTGAATCCACTGACTTATGGAGTGGACGCGCTACGTTTTACAATTCTCCATGAATCTGTACTGCCGTTATACGTTAACACTGCAGTTTTAGGGCTTTTTGCAGTAGCTACAATATCAGCATCAGCATATCTTTTCAGTAAAAAAGAGCAGGAGTTAATGTAA
- a CDS encoding DUF2098 domain-containing protein, with product MEVTDVCGKSIAKGSYVIYQGTGTMGKVEAIKTVDNDVWAKIGSTNLWYKINTLQMIDKGDEKLTKVSKEGLKEKIRKIKKTVGEDVDMSSELCDGGG from the coding sequence ATGGAAGTTACTGATGTATGCGGTAAATCAATAGCAAAAGGATCATATGTCATATATCAGGGAACAGGTACTATGGGTAAAGTTGAAGCTATCAAAACTGTTGATAACGACGTATGGGCAAAAATTGGCAGTACAAACCTTTGGTATAAGATCAATACTCTCCAAATGATTGATAAAGGTGATGAAAAGCTTACAAAAGTTTCAAAAGAGGGTCTAAAAGAAAAAATCAGGAAAATCAAAAAAACTGTCGGCGAAGATGTTGATATGTCCTCTGAGCTATGTGATGGTGGAGGATAA